GATGGACAGCCGCCGCGACGCGCTGGTCGGCGCCGCCGGCATCGTGCTCGAACTCGACCGCGTGTGCCGCGACACGGCTGATTGCGTCGGCGTGGTCGGCGAGCTGGAAGTCACCCCCGGCGTGGTCAACGTCATCCCCGCGCAGACCCGGCTCACGCTGGAGCTGCGTTCACCCGACGACGCCATCCGCGTCGATGCCCGCGAACGCATCCTCGCCGCCGCGCAGCGCAGCGCCGAGCAGCGCGGGCTGGAGCTGGAAGCCTCCAGGGTCTACGAACAGTCCGCCGTCACCTGCGCGCCCTGGCTGATCGACGCGCTGGGCGCGGCGGCGACAGAGGAAACCGGCAAACCCGCGCTCAGGCTGTTCAGCGGCGCTGGCCACGACGGCCTCGCCATGATCCGCCTGACCGACATCGGCATGCTCTTCGTGCGTTCGCCGGAAGGGCTCAGTCACCACCCTGACGAAGATCTCTATGCCCACGATGCCGGCGTCGCGGCGCAGACGCTGCTGCGGTTCTTGCGCGGTTTGTAGAACGCGCAGGGCCGTCCGAGCGGGTTATGCCTTCTTCACGAACTCCGACTTCAACTGCATCGCGCCGATGCCGTCGATCCGGCAGTCGATGTCGTGCCCACCGTCACCGTCCACCAGCCGGATATTCTTAACCTTCGTGCCCACCTTCACCACCAGCGACGAGCCCTTGACCTTCAGATCCTTGATCACGGTAACGGTGTCCCCGTCCTGTAACGCATTGCCGTGCGCGTCCTTGATCAGCACCGCCTCGGCCGCAGCGGCCATATCCGCCTCCGACCACTCGTGACCGCATTCCGGGCAGACATACATCTCGCCGTCCTGATAGGTGTAGTGTGATTCGCATTTCGGGCAATGGGGCAGTTCGCTCATCTCGAATCTCGAAAATTCTGCTGTGGGACGCGCATTGAAACCGCTCGCCGGACAAAAAGCCATCTTGTCGTTTTGTCGAAGAGGTCCCGGAGCCGGAAACCGCAACCCGATATGGTAAGTTCGCCGGCGGCGAAGGCATCGGCCCAAGCTGCGAATTTGCGATACTGCGCCCCAGCATTGTCCTGCCGGGCCGACAGCGCGCGTGCGAAAACAGCATCCGGGAAAAAAACGTAATGACGCCTGTGGAACTCAAGAAGCTCGAAAACGACCTCTGGGCTGCGGCTGACAACCTGCGCGCCAATTCGGACCTGCGCTCCAGCGAGTACTCGACGCCGGTGCTCGGGCTGATCTTCCTGCGCTTCGCAGACAATAAGTACAGCCGGTACGAAACCGCCATCCTGGAGGAATACCAAAAGCTCAAGGGCACGCGGCGGGAGAAGCCGCTGTCCGAGATCGCCATCGAGAAGTGCGGCTTCTACCTGCCGGACCACGCGCGCTACGACCACCTGCTCAAGCTGCCGGAAGAGCAGGACATCGCCAGGGCCATCAAGGAGGCGATGAACGCCATCGAGGAATACAAGCCCGAGCTGCAGGGCGTGCTGCCCAAGGACGCCTACGCCGATCTCACGCGTACCGACAAGACCATTCCCAATCAGTTGCTGAAATCCCTCGCCGACATTCCGCGCAATGCCAGCGGCGACGTCTTCGGCCAAATCTACGAATACTTCCTCGGCGAGTTCGCCCGCAGCGAGGGTCAGAAGGGCGGCGAATTCTTCACCCCGCGCTCGGTGGTGCGGCTCATGGTCGAGATCATCGAACCGCACCACGGCGCGGTGTTCGATCCCGCCTGCGGCTCGGGCGGCATGTTCGTGCAGTCCGCGCAGTTCATCGAGCGGCATCGCGACGTACTCGCCGCCGGCGACGGCGACATCTACGTCTACGGCCAGGAAAAGACCCTGGAGACGGTCAAGCTCGCGCGCATGAACCTCGCGGTCAACGGCCTGCGCGGCGAGGTCCGCCAGGCCAACGCCTACTACGAAGATCCCTACGGCGCCTTCGGCCGTTTCGATTTCGTCATGGCCAATCCGCCGTTCAACGTCGACGACGTCAGCCTCTCGCGGGTCGAGGGCGACGAACGTTTCAACACCTACGGCATTCCGCGCAAGAAGACCAAGGCCAAGAAGGCGGACGAGGGCAAGGAGACCGTGCCCAACGCCAATTACCTGTGGATCAACCTGTTCGCCACCTCGCTCAAGCCCGGCGGCCGCGCCGCGCTGGTCATGGCCAACTCCGCCTCCGACGCGCGCCACTCCGAGGCCGAGATTCGCCGCACCCTGATCGAGAACAACCTCATCTACGGCATGCTCACCCTGCCGTCCAACATGTTCTACACCGTCACCCTGCCGGCCACGCTGTGGTTCTTCGACAAGGGCAAGCAAGACGACCGCATCCTGTTCGTCGACGCGCGCAACGTCTACACCCAGATCGACCGCGCCCACCGCGAATTCAGCGAGGAACAGATCCAGAACCTCGCCGTCATCAGCCATCTGCGCCGGGGCCGCCGCGAGCGCTTCGTCGGCCTGATCGACGGCTATTTCGAACAGGGCATGGCGCGCCTGACCGAGAACGAGGCGCAGGTCGCGCCGGTGGCCGATCAGCTCCGGGCCGTGCTTGACGATGCCGAGGGCCGGCAGGCCGTGGACGAACTGCTCGACCGCTGGGTCGGTCTCGAAGCCCTGCGGGAACGCCATGCCGCCTACCGTGCCGAGCATGGCGCGACCAAGGACGTGGATCGCAGGAACGAAGCCCAGCATGCGCTGCGCCAGGCCTTCGATCCCTTCTTCGCCAAACTGCACGACAGCCTCAAGCGCCTGGACAAGACCGTTCGTCATCACGAGAAGCGCCAGGCCGAACAGGCCAGGGCGCAAGGCCGGCGCGGTTCGACGGACCGGCAGACCAAGGAACTCAAGGCGACGTTGGAAACCCTGCACGCCGAGGTGAAGAACGCCGAGAGCTGTTTCCGCCACATTCACTGGCTGCAGGAACGCTTTCCCGAAGCCAGCTACGAGGACGTCACCGGCCTGTGCAAGCTGGCCAGCGTCAAAGAGATCGAGGAACAGGACTGGTCCCTCAACCCCGGCCGCTACGTCGGCGTGGTGATCGAAGAGGACGGCAAGACGGAAGAAGAGTTCGTCGCCGAACTTTTGGCGATGAATGAGGAATTGAAGGGATTGAATGATGATGCGCGGGTGTTGGAGGCAGTGATTAGCGACAACATTGCACAGTTGGCGGGGGAGGAATGACAACCGCTATGGGCCGAGGGCCAAGTTTCAATGAGATCAATCTTGGCGATGCGGTGACCTTTCAACGTGGTTTTGACATCACGAAGAATGAGCAGACGGAAGGGGTCGTGCCTATCGTTTCCTCTTCTGGCGTTTCAAGTTTCCATAGTCGGTGGAAGTCTAGAGGACCAGGAGTAGTCATCGGACGTAAGGGGACACTTGGTACTGTCCATTACTTGCGAGCTGATTTCTGGCCACATGACACAACGTTGTGGGTCAAAGATTTCAAAGGGAATGACCCTCGCCTGATCTATTATTTTTTAAAAACCTTGCACTTGGAAAATTTTGATACAGGAGCGTCAAATCCAACCCTGAATCGGAACCACCTTCACAAAATTAAGGTTGTTTTCCCCGCTTCGTGTATTCAGAAAAAGATCGCCGCCATCCTCTCCGCGTACGACGACCTGATCGAAAACAACCGGCGCCGCATCGCGCTGCTGGAAAAGATGGCCGAGGAAATCTACCGCGAGTGGTTCGTGCGCATGCGCTTTCCCGGTCATGAGCAGACGAAGTTCGAGAAGGGTGTGCCGGAGGGGTGGACAGCATCCCGATTTGACAATTTCTGTGTTCTCCAGCGTGGCTATGATCTTCCGGATGCTGACATTGAGGATGGGGAGTATCCAGTTATTGCGTCGACCTCAATCAAGGCATATGACAAGCACTACAAGGTTGGTCCACCTGTAATCACCACAGGCAGGTCGGGCAGTCTCGGAAGTGTGCTATATGTGAACTCACATGCATGGCCGTTGAATACGACGCTCTATGTAAAAGATTTCTGCGGTAATTCACCCTACCTGATCTATTTCACTCTTAAGAATATGGGGCTTGAAAACTTCAACTCTGGTGCTGGCGTACCAACACTGAATCGTAATCACCTCAATGGAATTTTCATCCTCATTCCGCCCAAGGAAATTCAAGCAGCTTTTGATGATCAGATTACAAAACTCTTTCGCCAGAAAGAGAATTTTGAAAAGCAAATTGAGCTTCTTGCCCAGGTTCGCGATACCCTTCTCCCGCGCCTGATCTCCGGCAAACTCGCAGTCGAAAATCTTGACGTCCGTTTCCCTCCCTCCATGACGGAAGCGGGCAATAACGTTTCGGAGGCGGCGCTTAGTTAAGGGAAACGCGTTTCCCTTAACTAAGCCATGGGCCAAGTTAAAGTACCTTTATCGATCTGTCGGCTGGGCGAATGGGTTTGAGGCGCCGTCGACTGCTGCCAAGTCGTTTTTGCATATTGGCATCTGGAGTAGGTGTTTCGCTTATTTCGTTTGATGCGATTGTTTCGTATACTCCGTTGCAGAGCAGTAAGTGCCCGACATGCAAGCCAGGAGGGAAGCATCATGGCTGGACCTGCCGAAACACTGGACACCGTGCTCGACGAGCACGACGCCGCGCTGGCGCAGGCGGCGCAGCGCTGCCTGATGGCGGCGCTGGATCATCCGCACGCGGCGAAGATCAAGCTGGTGGCCGATGGCGAGGAGATGCCTGCCGTCGAACTGCCGCCCAAGGTGCTGCGCTTCATGGCCGATCTGCTGGGTCTGATGGGCCAGCGCCAGCCGGTGATGCTGGTACCGCAGAAGCACGAGCTCTCGACCCAGGAGGCGGCGGCGCTTCTGAACGTTTCGCGGCCCTTCGTGGTCAAGCAGATCGAGGCCGGGCGCCTGCCGGCGCGCAAGGTGGGGCGGCATCGGCGCGTGCTGTTCGAGGATCTGATGGCCTACCAGCAGTCGCTGCGCCGGGAAACGGAAGACGCATTGCAGGCCTTGGCCGACGAGGGCCAGGAGCTGGACATCTGATGCGCGCGGCCGCGGAGCGAGGGGCCTGAGATGGCCGGTTCGGCACGCTATACGGCGATTCTCGACGCCTGCGTGCTGTATCCGGCGTCGCTGCGCGATCTGTTGCTGTCGCTGGCCCGCGACGGCCTGTACCACGCGCGCTGGAGCGAACGGATTGAAGACGAATGGATGCGCAACCTGCTTGCGCAAAGACCGGATATCCCCGAAGACCGGCTACGGCATGTCCGTGCGCTGATGGCGCGGGCCGTGCCGGACAGCCTGGTGACGGGTTGGGAAGGCATTCTGGACGGCCTGCCCGAGTTGCCGGACGCGGACGACCGCCACGTGCTGGCCGCCGCCATCTGCGGGCATGCCGATGCGATCATCACCTTCAATCTGAAGGATTTTCCGACCGATGTGCTGGCGCCTTTCTCGCTCGAGGCCCTGCACCCCGACGATTTCCTGCTCAATCAGCTGGAACTCGATCCCATCGCGGCGCTGCGTTCGATCAAGGCGATGCGCGCCCGCTGGCGCAAGCCGCCGGTGTCCGCGCAGGAGTTGGCCGCTACGCTGGAAAAACTCGGCCTGCCGATGACCGCCGCGCGCTTGCGCGAGCTGGCAGACCTGATCTGAGCAACGACATGCCCAACTTCATCTCTGAAGACCAGATCGAACAGGCCCTGTTGCAGCATCTGCACGGCTACGACGTGCTGATCTGCCACACGGCCGAGGCGGAGGACCTGAACGACGGTTCGGGGCGCGGAGACAAGCGGGAGGTCATCCTGATGGACCGCCTGCGCGAGGCGACGCTGCGGCTGAATCCGGGGATTCCCGAATCGGTGGTCGACGCGGCGCTGGCGGGGTTGGCGGACCGGCGTCAGGCGATGTCGCCGGTGGCGGCGAACCAGGCGGTGGACGGTCTGCTCCGCGACGGTATTCCGGTCGAGTTCGAGGACGCGCAGGGCCGCAAGCAGCAGGAGCGGCTGCGGGTGATCGATTTCAACGATTCCGCGGCTAACCGCTTCCTCGCCGTGTCGCAGCTGTGGATCAGGGGCGAGCGCTACTGGCGCCGGCCGGACGTGCTGCTCTACGTCAACGGCCTGCCGCTGGTGTTCATCGAGCTGAAGAACTCCAACGTCAAGCTCCGGGCGGCGTTCGACGACAACCTGACTCACTATCGGCACGACATCCCGCAGCTGTTCCTGAGCAACGCCTTCTGCATCCTGTCCAACGGCATCGAGACCAAGGTGGGCAGTATCACCGCTGGCTGGGAGCACTTCTTCAACTGGCTGCGGGTGGAGGACGAGAAGGAGAAGCTCGACCGGGCGCTCATCCGCGAGGAGGGCACGAGCCTGGAGCGGGCCGTGGCCGGTCTGTGTGCGCCGGCGCGGCTGCTGGACTACGTGGAGAACTTCGTCCTCTACTACAAGGACACGCAGAAGATCATCGCGCAGAACCACCAGTTCATCGGCGTGAACAACGCCTACCGGGCGTTTCTGCAGCGCCAGGAGAAGCGGGGGCGGCTGGGCGTGTTCTGGCACACGCAGGGCTCGGGCAAGAGCTTTTCGATGATCTTTTACGCGCGCAAGATCTTCCGCAAGCTCATCGGCAACTTCACCTTCGTGGTGGTGACCGACCGCGAGGACCTGGACGGGCAGATCTATCGCAACTTCCTCAACACGGACACGGTGAAGAAGCACGAGGCGGCGCAGCCGCGCAACGGCGAGGAGATGCGCCGTTTCCTGGGCCAGAACAAGCGCATCGTGTTCACCCTGATCCAGAAATTCCGCTACGACCGGGGCCGGGATTACCCGCTGCTGTCGGACCGCGACGACATCGTGGTGATCGTCGACGAGGCGCACCGCACGCAGTACAAGTCGCTGGCCGAGAACATGCGCCGCGGCCTGCCCAACGCGCAGTATCTGGCGTTCACCGGCACGCCGCTGCTGGGGCGCGAGCGCAAGACCAACGCGTGGTTCGGCGACTACGTGTCGGAGTACAACTTCCAGCAGTCGATGGACGACGGGGCGACGGTGCCGCTGTACTACGAGAAGCGGGTGCCGGAAGTGCTGATCCAGAACGAGAGCCTGAGCGACGAGTTCTACGAGATTCTGGAAGACGAGAACCTGGACGAGGCGCAGCAGACCAAGCTGGAAAAGCGCTTCGCGCAGGAGGTCGAGGTCATCAAGCGCGACGACCGCCTGGAAACCCTCGCCAAGGACATCGTCTACCACTTTCCGCGCCGCGGCTATCGAGGCAAGGGCATCGTGGTGTGCGTGGACAAGTTCACCGCAGTGCGCATGTGCGACAAGGTGCAGGCGCACTGGAAGGCGGCCATCAAGGCGCTGACGGGGCGCATCGGCAAGTCGCAGAGCGATGTGGAGAAGGCGCGCCTGACCAAGATCCGCGACTACATGCGCGGGGTCGGGATGGCGGTGATCGTGAGCGAGGAGAACGGCGAGGAGGAGAAGTTCAAGCGCCAGAAGCTCGACATCAAGCCGCACCGCGAGCGCATGAACCGGCTGGACAAGAACGGCCACGACGTGGAGTACAACTTCAAGGACCCGGACGATCCGCTGCAGCTGGTGTTCGTGTGCGCGATGTGGCTGACCGGCTTCGACGCGCCGACCGTGTCGACGCTGTATCTCGACAAGCCGATGAAGGACCACACGCTGATGCAGACCATCGCGCGGGCCAATCGCGTGACCTCGCATCTGATCGACGGCGTGGACAAGCGCAACGGCGAGATCGTCGACTACTACAACGTGTTCCGCAACATGAAGAAGGCGCTGCGGGACTACGCCCAGGGGCAGGAGGGCCTGGACGAACCGCCGGTGCGGGAAAAGGCCGAGCTGTTCGGGCTGCTGGACGACGCGGTCGAGCAGGGACTGGCGTTCTGTCGGGAGCGGGGCGTGGCGCTGGACGCCGTGCTGAAGTCGGCGGACACGTTCAGGAACGTGAACCTGTTCAAGGAGGCGGCGGACGTGCTGCTCGGCAACGACGAGTGGCGCAAGACCTTCAACGTCTACGAGAACACGATCGGCTCGCTGTACGAGGCCTGCAAGCCGGAGATACTGGGGCGCGACGTGGTGCGCCGGGTGGCGGCGTTCGAGTACCTGCGCGGCGTGATCGACAGCATCCTGGAGCAGACGGACATCGACGCGGTCGGTCAGCGCATCGCTGAGCTGCTGGACGAAAGCGTCGTGGTGGACCCGACGCACGGCTTCGCGGCGGTCAGGGAGCCGGGCGGACACTATCAGCAGATCAAGCAGAGCAAGGTCTGGGACCTCAGCCGGATCGATTTCGACAGGTTGCGCGGGGATTTCAAGGCGGCCGAGTACAAGCACATCGAGATTGCCGATCTGCGCGCGTTCATCGAGCAGAAGCTCGACATGATGCTGAAGCAGAATCTGACCCGCACAAACTTCGCGCAGCGCCTGCAGCAGATCATCGACACCTACAACGCGGGCGGATCGTCGACGGAGAACTATTTCGAGGATCTGGTGAAATTCACCCGGGACCTGCGCAGCGAGGACGAACGGCACATCCGCGAAGGCCTGAGCGAAGAGGAGCTGGAGCTGTTCGACCTGCTAAAAAAGGACGCGATGACGCAGAAGGAGACGCAGGCGGTCAAGCTCGCCGCCAAGGCGCTGCTGCATCGCCTGATGCAGGAGCATCCCAAGGTGCTGGTGCAGGACTGGTTCCGCGATTCGCGCAGCCAGAAGGTGGTGCGGGCGACGGTCGAGGAAGTGCTGGACCGCGAGTTGCCGGAGAGCTTCGACCGCAAGGTGTTCAAGGAAAAATGCGACAACGTGTTCGAGACGATGCTGGACTATGCGGCGCAGGGGCTGCGGTGGGTGGCGTGACGAACTTGCGGTATCGGTGGGGGAAACGAGATGGCCAGACGCAGAACGAGCTTCATTGAGGATGTGGTCGAACTGACCAGCCGGGTGCCGTGGTGGGTCGGTGTCGTGCTGGCGGTGGTCGCGTATTTGATACTGCATGCGGTGGCGATGCGTGAAACCGCGCCGGCGACCGATTTGCGCGCAGCCGGAAACATGGCCGCGGCG
This genomic stretch from Acidihalobacter ferrooxydans harbors:
- a CDS encoding zinc ribbon domain-containing protein YjdM, which codes for MSELPHCPKCESHYTYQDGEMYVCPECGHEWSEADMAAAAEAVLIKDAHGNALQDGDTVTVIKDLKVKGSSLVVKVGTKVKNIRLVDGDGGHDIDCRIDGIGAMQLKSEFVKKA
- a CDS encoding type I restriction-modification system subunit M — encoded protein: MTPVELKKLENDLWAAADNLRANSDLRSSEYSTPVLGLIFLRFADNKYSRYETAILEEYQKLKGTRREKPLSEIAIEKCGFYLPDHARYDHLLKLPEEQDIARAIKEAMNAIEEYKPELQGVLPKDAYADLTRTDKTIPNQLLKSLADIPRNASGDVFGQIYEYFLGEFARSEGQKGGEFFTPRSVVRLMVEIIEPHHGAVFDPACGSGGMFVQSAQFIERHRDVLAAGDGDIYVYGQEKTLETVKLARMNLAVNGLRGEVRQANAYYEDPYGAFGRFDFVMANPPFNVDDVSLSRVEGDERFNTYGIPRKKTKAKKADEGKETVPNANYLWINLFATSLKPGGRAALVMANSASDARHSEAEIRRTLIENNLIYGMLTLPSNMFYTVTLPATLWFFDKGKQDDRILFVDARNVYTQIDRAHREFSEEQIQNLAVISHLRRGRRERFVGLIDGYFEQGMARLTENEAQVAPVADQLRAVLDDAEGRQAVDELLDRWVGLEALRERHAAYRAEHGATKDVDRRNEAQHALRQAFDPFFAKLHDSLKRLDKTVRHHEKRQAEQARAQGRRGSTDRQTKELKATLETLHAEVKNAESCFRHIHWLQERFPEASYEDVTGLCKLASVKEIEEQDWSLNPGRYVGVVIEEDGKTEEEFVAELLAMNEELKGLNDDARVLEAVISDNIAQLAGEE
- a CDS encoding restriction endonuclease subunit S, producing the protein MTTAMGRGPSFNEINLGDAVTFQRGFDITKNEQTEGVVPIVSSSGVSSFHSRWKSRGPGVVIGRKGTLGTVHYLRADFWPHDTTLWVKDFKGNDPRLIYYFLKTLHLENFDTGASNPTLNRNHLHKIKVVFPASCIQKKIAAILSAYDDLIENNRRRIALLEKMAEEIYREWFVRMRFPGHEQTKFEKGVPEGWTASRFDNFCVLQRGYDLPDADIEDGEYPVIASTSIKAYDKHYKVGPPVITTGRSGSLGSVLYVNSHAWPLNTTLYVKDFCGNSPYLIYFTLKNMGLENFNSGAGVPTLNRNHLNGIFILIPPKEIQAAFDDQITKLFRQKENFEKQIELLAQVRDTLLPRLISGKLAVENLDVRFPPSMTEAGNNVSEAALS
- a CDS encoding helix-turn-helix domain-containing protein encodes the protein MAGPAETLDTVLDEHDAALAQAAQRCLMAALDHPHAAKIKLVADGEEMPAVELPPKVLRFMADLLGLMGQRQPVMLVPQKHELSTQEAAALLNVSRPFVVKQIEAGRLPARKVGRHRRVLFEDLMAYQQSLRRETEDALQALADEGQELDI
- a CDS encoding PIN domain-containing protein; this encodes MAGSARYTAILDACVLYPASLRDLLLSLARDGLYHARWSERIEDEWMRNLLAQRPDIPEDRLRHVRALMARAVPDSLVTGWEGILDGLPELPDADDRHVLAAAICGHADAIITFNLKDFPTDVLAPFSLEALHPDDFLLNQLELDPIAALRSIKAMRARWRKPPVSAQELAATLEKLGLPMTAARLRELADLI
- a CDS encoding type I restriction endonuclease subunit R, whose amino-acid sequence is MPNFISEDQIEQALLQHLHGYDVLICHTAEAEDLNDGSGRGDKREVILMDRLREATLRLNPGIPESVVDAALAGLADRRQAMSPVAANQAVDGLLRDGIPVEFEDAQGRKQQERLRVIDFNDSAANRFLAVSQLWIRGERYWRRPDVLLYVNGLPLVFIELKNSNVKLRAAFDDNLTHYRHDIPQLFLSNAFCILSNGIETKVGSITAGWEHFFNWLRVEDEKEKLDRALIREEGTSLERAVAGLCAPARLLDYVENFVLYYKDTQKIIAQNHQFIGVNNAYRAFLQRQEKRGRLGVFWHTQGSGKSFSMIFYARKIFRKLIGNFTFVVVTDREDLDGQIYRNFLNTDTVKKHEAAQPRNGEEMRRFLGQNKRIVFTLIQKFRYDRGRDYPLLSDRDDIVVIVDEAHRTQYKSLAENMRRGLPNAQYLAFTGTPLLGRERKTNAWFGDYVSEYNFQQSMDDGATVPLYYEKRVPEVLIQNESLSDEFYEILEDENLDEAQQTKLEKRFAQEVEVIKRDDRLETLAKDIVYHFPRRGYRGKGIVVCVDKFTAVRMCDKVQAHWKAAIKALTGRIGKSQSDVEKARLTKIRDYMRGVGMAVIVSEENGEEEKFKRQKLDIKPHRERMNRLDKNGHDVEYNFKDPDDPLQLVFVCAMWLTGFDAPTVSTLYLDKPMKDHTLMQTIARANRVTSHLIDGVDKRNGEIVDYYNVFRNMKKALRDYAQGQEGLDEPPVREKAELFGLLDDAVEQGLAFCRERGVALDAVLKSADTFRNVNLFKEAADVLLGNDEWRKTFNVYENTIGSLYEACKPEILGRDVVRRVAAFEYLRGVIDSILEQTDIDAVGQRIAELLDESVVVDPTHGFAAVREPGGHYQQIKQSKVWDLSRIDFDRLRGDFKAAEYKHIEIADLRAFIEQKLDMMLKQNLTRTNFAQRLQQIIDTYNAGGSSTENYFEDLVKFTRDLRSEDERHIREGLSEEELELFDLLKKDAMTQKETQAVKLAAKALLHRLMQEHPKVLVQDWFRDSRSQKVVRATVEEVLDRELPESFDRKVFKEKCDNVFETMLDYAAQGLRWVA